In a genomic window of Phragmites australis chromosome 14, lpPhrAust1.1, whole genome shotgun sequence:
- the LOC133890328 gene encoding protein argonaute 18-like translates to MGAARLSGGASWRRRVLAALAWGGSGGAGGGGRRGAWQCSGRSSESRQRRTRFRRHSYRSDGAGGGATHGCAPAGVTEAGGGAARAALAVASSDGGGGRCKAHRRSWRGCSGAAPGGGRRGRRQSAT, encoded by the coding sequence ATGGGGGCGGCGCGTCTTAGTGGCGGCGCGTCCTGGCGGCGGCGTGTCCTGGCGGCGCTCGCATGGGGCGGGAGCGGCGGAGCCGGCGGCGGTGGACGGCGTGGCGCGTGGCAGTGCTCGGGCAGGAGCAGCGAAAGCCGGCAGCGGCGGACGCGGTTCCGGCGGCACTCCTATAGGAGCGACGGAGCCGGCGGCGGTGCGACGCACGGCTGCGCTCCGGCGGGGGTGACAGAAGCCGGCGGTGgtgcggcgagggcggcgctaGCGGTCGCTTcgagcgacggcggcggtgggagGTGCAAGGCCCACCGCAGGAGCTGGCGGGGGTGCAGCGGCGCCGCTCCGGGAGGTGGTCGGAGGGGCCGGCGTCAAAGCGCGACGTGA